In one window of Tenacibaculum mesophilum DNA:
- a CDS encoding sulfurtransferase: MLTVKSPIVSVDWLHDNLSADNLIVLDATIQKVGVKTDDKKEKQQIKDAVFFDLKSVFLDVEAEYPNTIPSEKYFETEVQKLGINNDSCIVVYDDLGVYSSPRVWWLFKVFGFENVAVLNGGLPAWKDAGYTVESKKEREFLTGNFKANLNKGKISVTEEVLKASLNNKVILDARSKGRFYATEPEPRKDLRGGHIPNSKSLPYAELQLNGKMKSKEELQKIFSDMNPNKEEMIFSCGSGITACILALGAEEAGKTNYSVYDGSWTEWASRLDLPVEK; this comes from the coding sequence ATGCTTACAGTAAAATCACCTATAGTTTCTGTTGATTGGTTGCACGATAATTTAAGTGCAGATAACTTAATAGTTCTAGATGCAACTATTCAGAAAGTAGGAGTCAAAACAGATGATAAAAAAGAAAAACAGCAGATTAAAGATGCTGTTTTCTTTGATTTAAAGAGTGTCTTTTTAGATGTTGAAGCAGAATATCCTAACACAATTCCGTCAGAAAAATATTTTGAAACTGAAGTTCAAAAATTAGGAATAAACAATGATAGCTGTATTGTTGTTTATGATGATTTAGGAGTATACTCATCTCCTAGAGTTTGGTGGTTGTTTAAAGTGTTTGGTTTTGAAAATGTCGCAGTTTTAAACGGAGGTTTACCTGCTTGGAAAGACGCTGGTTATACAGTTGAGTCTAAAAAAGAAAGAGAATTCTTAACAGGGAACTTCAAAGCTAATCTTAATAAGGGTAAAATAAGTGTTACAGAGGAAGTATTAAAAGCTTCTCTTAATAATAAAGTTATATTAGACGCTCGTTCAAAAGGAAGGTTTTATGCTACAGAGCCAGAACCAAGAAAAGATTTAAGAGGAGGTCATATTCCAAATTCTAAAAGCTTACCTTATGCAGAATTGCAATTAAATGGTAAGATGAAATCGAAAGAAGAGCTTCAGAAAATATTTTCAGATATGAATCCGAATAAAGAAGAAATGATTTTTTCTTGTGGATCAGGAATTACAGCATGTATACTTGCTTTAGGAGCTGAAGAGGCAGGAAAAACTAATTATAGTGTATACGACGGTTCTTGGACAGAATGGGCAAGTAGGTTAGATTTGCCTGTTGAAAAATAA
- a CDS encoding DUF7935 family protein, whose product MEDKIIEGLAYALPALVTGGVAYLILGRFIEQDNKEKTFNALVEKKRESLPTKLQAYERMLLFCERINPSKLLLRVNPIGDDTDNYLQLLIGNIEQEFEHNLVQQLYISDDSWKAVLAAKLAIIAKLRNTAESSETAKDLRENVLIDYSQQESPANTAISFLKQEVKKLI is encoded by the coding sequence ATGGAAGATAAAATTATTGAAGGGCTTGCTTATGCCCTACCAGCACTAGTAACTGGCGGCGTAGCTTACTTAATTTTAGGCCGCTTTATTGAACAAGACAATAAAGAAAAAACATTCAATGCTTTAGTTGAAAAAAAGCGTGAAAGTTTACCCACAAAGCTACAAGCTTATGAACGTATGTTGTTATTTTGTGAGCGTATCAACCCATCAAAATTACTGTTAAGAGTAAATCCTATAGGAGATGATACTGATAACTACCTCCAACTTTTAATTGGTAATATAGAACAAGAGTTTGAACATAATTTAGTACAGCAATTATACATTTCTGATGATAGTTGGAAAGCTGTTTTAGCAGCTAAATTAGCTATTATAGCTAAACTTCGAAACACAGCAGAAAGTTCTGAAACTGCTAAAGATTTACGTGAAAATGTATTAATTGACTACTCGCAACAGGAAAGTCCCGCTAATACTGCAATCTCCTTTTTAAAACAAGAAGTAAAGAAGTTGATATAA
- a CDS encoding DUF3307 domain-containing protein, whose amino-acid sequence MILFLKLLVAHLLGDFVFQPKNWVKNKEKKKIKSIKLYAHIGVHAILLLLLLQFNSTYWSVFLLVIISHYLVDLGKLYFQRKKNKRLFFFLDQVLHIFFLVLATYIYAPFKISINAILTQQNLLLFTCLIFVTYTSSIIINTLISKWNPEKGNKSTEQSLANAGKYIGFLERILIFVFIAINQWAGVGFLLAAKSIFRFGDLTASKDRKLTEYVLIGTLLSFGLAILTGLVYSHYGR is encoded by the coding sequence ATGATACTGTTTTTAAAACTACTCGTTGCTCATTTATTAGGTGATTTTGTGTTTCAACCTAAAAACTGGGTAAAAAACAAAGAGAAAAAGAAAATAAAATCTATTAAACTCTATGCTCACATAGGTGTTCATGCTATTTTATTACTATTATTATTACAATTCAATTCTACATACTGGAGTGTTTTTTTACTTGTAATTATTTCTCATTATTTAGTAGATCTTGGAAAACTATATTTTCAAAGAAAGAAGAACAAACGTTTATTCTTCTTTTTAGATCAGGTTTTACATATATTCTTTTTGGTTTTAGCCACATATATATATGCTCCTTTTAAAATTAGCATAAATGCTATTTTAACTCAACAAAATTTATTACTTTTTACTTGTTTAATTTTTGTCACTTATACTTCATCAATTATCATAAATACATTAATTTCTAAATGGAATCCAGAAAAAGGTAATAAATCAACAGAACAATCGTTAGCCAATGCAGGTAAGTATATTGGTTTTTTAGAACGTATATTAATTTTTGTTTTTATCGCGATTAACCAATGGGCAGGTGTTGGATTTTTACTCGCGGCAAAATCTATATTTAGATTTGGAGATTTAACAGCATCAAAAGACAGAAAACTTACTGAATATGTACTGATTGGAACTTTACTAAGTTTTGGATTGGCAATTTTAACAGGACTCGTATATTCGCATTATGGAAGATAA
- a CDS encoding SatD family protein: MTSVITGDIINSRGVSAETWLPVMKESFNTIGKTPKTWELFRGDSFQIEIENIAEALLFTFKLKSTIKKIKDLDIRLAIGIGNKNFDTEKITEANGEAFINSGYAFDYLLKKQNLALKTPWEDINDEFEVSISLSLLIMDNWTTNSAAFVNMSLQNPESTQKIIAKKLAISESSASERRKRSGFDEIMKLEKRYRKLMNQKLTKI, encoded by the coding sequence ATGACAAGTGTAATTACTGGTGATATTATTAATTCTCGTGGTGTTTCTGCTGAAACATGGCTTCCTGTAATGAAAGAATCCTTCAATACTATCGGGAAAACACCAAAAACATGGGAGCTTTTTCGAGGAGATAGTTTTCAAATTGAAATTGAAAATATTGCAGAAGCTCTTCTTTTTACTTTTAAGCTAAAATCTACTATTAAAAAAATAAAAGATTTAGACATTCGTTTAGCCATTGGTATCGGTAATAAAAATTTTGATACAGAAAAAATTACCGAAGCCAACGGTGAAGCTTTTATAAATTCTGGGTATGCTTTTGATTATTTACTTAAAAAGCAAAATTTAGCTTTGAAAACTCCTTGGGAAGATATTAACGACGAGTTTGAAGTTTCTATAAGCTTAAGTTTATTAATAATGGATAATTGGACAACCAACTCAGCTGCTTTTGTGAATATGTCTCTACAAAACCCTGAGTCTACTCAAAAAATTATCGCTAAAAAACTAGCTATTTCAGAAAGTAGCGCTAGTGAACGAAGAAAACGTTCTGGGTTTGATGAAATTATGAAACTAGAAAAACGTTATAGAAAACTTATGAATCAGAAACTAACTAAAATATGA
- a CDS encoding ATP-dependent helicase, with translation MNTYLEQLNEPQRAAVLQKDGPMIIIAGAGSGKTRVLTYKIAYLMEQGVDAFNILSLTFTNKAAREMKDRIGKVVGYSEAKNLWMGTFHSVFARILRSEADRLGYPSNFTIYDTQDSVRLITAIIKEMNLDKDRYKPKQILSRISSFKNSLITVRAYFNNSDLQQADLEASRPRTGDIYKEYVDRCFKSGAMDFDDLLLRTNELLARFPDVLAKYQDRFRYILVDEYQDTNHSQYLIVRALADRFQNICVVGDDSQSIYGFRGANIQNILNFQKDYPDVKTFKLEQNYRSTSNIVRAANSVIDKNKTKLDKEIWTANDAGDSVKVMRTISDGEEGRFVAQSIWENQMNHQLTSDQFAILYRTNAQSRAIEDALRKKDIKYKIYGGISFYQRKEIKDLLSYLRILINPNDEEALKRIINYPARGIGATTLDKLTIAANHYKKSMFDILKNINTVDINLNSGTKTKLQNFVNMIQRFQIEAQTKNAFEIADLVVKQTQLVKDLQKDGTPEGVNKVENVQELLNGIKDFITDKIETGEDASLTSFLEDVALATDFDSDKQDEEPRVSLMTIHLSKGLEFPYVYIVGLEESLFPSAMSMNTRSELEEERRLFYVALTRAEKGAYLTYAQTRYRWGKLTDGEPSRFLEEIDEQYLEYLTPKVPEPSVNRFIDASLFEDDSPKKIRFQKPIQKKRKEFLAKKEKTNMVPPKSKMKKVSEMSPKMNLFDGEITVGNVVEHNRFGTGKVVALEGKGPNKKAEIEFSTVGKKKLLLQFAKLKVIG, from the coding sequence TTGAATACTTATTTAGAGCAACTTAACGAACCACAGAGAGCAGCTGTTTTACAAAAAGACGGCCCAATGATAATTATAGCAGGAGCAGGATCGGGTAAAACGAGAGTGCTGACTTATAAAATTGCTTATTTAATGGAGCAAGGAGTAGATGCTTTTAACATTTTATCGTTAACATTTACCAACAAGGCTGCCCGTGAAATGAAAGATCGTATTGGTAAAGTAGTGGGGTATAGCGAAGCTAAAAACCTTTGGATGGGAACATTTCACTCAGTTTTTGCACGTATCTTACGTTCAGAGGCTGATCGATTAGGCTATCCGTCAAACTTCACCATTTACGATACACAAGATTCAGTTCGATTGATAACGGCGATTATCAAAGAAATGAATTTAGATAAAGATCGATACAAGCCAAAACAAATTTTAAGCAGAATATCGTCTTTTAAAAACAGCTTAATTACGGTTAGAGCGTATTTTAATAACTCTGATTTACAACAAGCCGATTTAGAAGCAAGTAGACCGAGAACAGGTGATATCTATAAAGAATATGTAGATAGATGTTTTAAGTCAGGAGCGATGGATTTTGACGATTTACTATTGCGTACCAATGAATTATTAGCGCGTTTTCCAGATGTGTTGGCAAAATATCAAGATCGTTTCCGATATATTTTGGTAGATGAGTACCAAGATACCAACCATTCGCAGTATTTAATTGTACGTGCGTTGGCAGATCGCTTTCAGAATATTTGTGTAGTAGGAGATGATTCGCAAAGTATTTACGGATTCCGTGGAGCGAATATTCAAAATATCTTGAACTTCCAGAAGGATTACCCAGATGTAAAAACATTCAAGTTAGAACAAAATTACCGTTCAACAAGTAACATCGTACGCGCTGCGAATAGTGTTATTGATAAGAATAAAACGAAGCTAGATAAAGAAATTTGGACAGCTAACGATGCAGGAGATAGTGTGAAGGTAATGCGTACAATTTCTGATGGAGAAGAAGGACGTTTCGTAGCTCAATCTATTTGGGAAAACCAAATGAATCATCAGTTAACAAGCGATCAATTTGCCATTTTATACCGTACCAATGCACAATCGAGAGCGATAGAAGATGCATTGCGTAAAAAAGATATTAAGTATAAAATTTACGGAGGTATTTCATTCTACCAACGTAAAGAAATTAAAGATTTACTATCGTATTTACGAATTTTAATCAACCCGAATGATGAGGAAGCATTAAAACGTATTATTAACTACCCAGCAAGGGGGATTGGAGCTACAACGTTAGATAAACTAACAATTGCAGCGAATCATTATAAAAAATCAATGTTTGATATTTTAAAGAATATCAATACGGTAGACATTAATCTTAATTCAGGAACCAAAACAAAGTTGCAGAATTTTGTAAACATGATTCAACGTTTTCAAATTGAAGCACAAACAAAAAATGCTTTTGAAATTGCTGATTTGGTAGTTAAACAAACCCAATTAGTCAAAGATTTACAAAAAGATGGAACTCCAGAAGGCGTTAATAAAGTCGAAAATGTTCAAGAACTTTTAAACGGAATAAAAGATTTTATTACCGATAAAATTGAAACAGGAGAAGACGCATCGTTAACTTCATTTTTAGAAGATGTCGCTCTAGCCACTGATTTTGATTCTGATAAGCAAGATGAAGAACCTAGAGTTTCGTTAATGACAATTCACTTATCCAAAGGTTTAGAGTTTCCTTATGTGTACATTGTAGGTTTAGAAGAAAGTTTATTCCCTTCAGCAATGAGTATGAATACTCGCAGTGAATTAGAAGAAGAACGTCGTTTGTTTTACGTAGCGTTAACAAGAGCTGAAAAAGGAGCGTATTTGACCTATGCACAAACACGTTATCGTTGGGGTAAATTAACTGATGGTGAGCCAAGTAGATTTTTAGAAGAAATAGATGAGCAATATTTAGAGTATTTAACGCCAAAAGTACCTGAACCATCAGTAAATAGGTTTATTGATGCTAGTTTGTTTGAAGACGATTCCCCAAAAAAAATACGTTTTCAAAAACCAATTCAAAAGAAAAGAAAAGAGTTCTTAGCGAAGAAAGAAAAAACAAATATGGTTCCTCCAAAAAGTAAAATGAAGAAGGTTTCAGAAATGAGCCCAAAAATGAATTTGTTTGATGGAGAAATCACTGTAGGAAACGTAGTAGAACATAACCGTTTTGGCACTGGAAAAGTAGTAGCTTTAGAAGGTAAAGGACCCAATAAAAAAGCAGAAATAGAGTTTAGTACCGTAGGTAAAAAGAAATTATTGTTACAATTTGCAAAATTGAAAGTAATCGGGTAG
- a CDS encoding DUF4290 domain-containing protein codes for MTFDLEYNSKRSKLIIPEYGRHIQKLVNHCIALEDKEERNTMAKAIIDVMGNLQPHLRDVPDFKHKLWDQLHIMADFQLDVDSPYETPSKEELQESPERLPYPKSASKYRFYGTNIQTMIDVALTWEEGDMKEALVFTIANHMKKCYLNWNKDTVEDSVIFDHLYELSEGKIDIRDIDEDLTDSKSLLRKRSGQGQHKSKGKTNTKYRKK; via the coding sequence ATGACGTTTGATTTAGAATACAATTCGAAAAGATCCAAATTAATTATCCCAGAATATGGGAGGCATATACAAAAGCTAGTGAATCATTGTATCGCTTTAGAAGATAAAGAAGAACGAAATACAATGGCTAAAGCTATTATTGATGTAATGGGTAATTTACAACCTCACTTACGTGATGTGCCTGATTTTAAGCATAAACTTTGGGATCAGTTACATATAATGGCAGATTTTCAGTTAGATGTTGATTCTCCTTACGAAACACCTTCAAAGGAAGAGTTACAAGAATCTCCTGAGCGATTGCCATATCCAAAATCAGCATCAAAGTATCGTTTTTATGGTACAAATATTCAAACCATGATTGATGTTGCTTTAACATGGGAAGAGGGAGATATGAAAGAAGCTTTGGTATTCACCATTGCTAATCATATGAAAAAATGCTATTTAAACTGGAACAAAGACACAGTTGAAGACAGTGTTATTTTCGATCATTTATATGAGCTGTCTGAAGGAAAAATAGATATTCGAGATATTGATGAGGACTTAACAGATAGCAAAAGCCTGTTAAGAAAACGTAGCGGACAAGGACAGCACAAATCAAAAGGAAAAACAAATACTAAATACAGAAAAAAGTAA
- the murA gene encoding UDP-N-acetylglucosamine 1-carboxyvinyltransferase: MASFKIEGGHKLKGTITPQGAKNEALQVICAVLLTSEKVIINNVPDIIDVNKLIFILGELGVKIEKLSKNSYSFQADDINLKYLESPEFKRDGSSLRGSIMIVGPLLARFGKGYIPRPGGDKIGRRRLDTHFEGFINLGAKFRYNREEYFYGVETETGLVGAEMLLDEASVTGTANIIMAAVLAKGTTTIYNAACEPYIQQLSKMLNSMGAKITGVGSNLLTIEGVETLKGCEHTILPDMIEIGSWIGMAAMTRSELTIKDVSWDDLGQIPNVFRKLGIQLERKGDDIYIPEQESYEIQSYIDGSVLTVADAPWPGFTPDLLSIVLVVATQAKGTVLIHQKMFESRLFFVDKLIDMGAKVILCDPHRATVIGHDFKSQLKATKMTSPDIRAGISLLIAALSAKGTSIINNIEQIDRGYEDIEARLKSIGAKIERIDS, translated from the coding sequence ATGGCATCATTTAAAATAGAAGGAGGTCACAAATTAAAAGGAACAATAACACCGCAAGGAGCAAAAAATGAAGCATTACAGGTAATATGTGCGGTGTTGTTAACGTCAGAAAAAGTAATTATAAACAATGTTCCTGATATTATTGATGTTAATAAACTGATTTTTATTTTAGGAGAATTAGGAGTTAAAATAGAAAAATTATCTAAAAACTCATATAGTTTTCAAGCAGACGATATCAATTTAAAATATCTAGAGTCACCAGAATTTAAAAGAGATGGAAGCTCTTTAAGAGGGTCTATTATGATTGTTGGTCCGTTATTGGCTCGTTTTGGAAAAGGATATATTCCTCGACCAGGAGGCGATAAAATAGGACGTCGTCGTCTAGATACTCACTTTGAAGGATTCATCAATTTAGGAGCAAAATTCCGATATAATCGTGAAGAATATTTCTACGGTGTAGAAACAGAAACAGGATTAGTAGGAGCAGAGATGTTGCTAGATGAAGCTTCGGTAACTGGTACAGCAAATATTATTATGGCTGCAGTATTAGCCAAAGGAACCACAACAATATATAACGCAGCTTGTGAGCCTTACATTCAGCAATTATCAAAAATGCTGAACTCAATGGGAGCAAAAATTACTGGAGTAGGATCTAATTTACTCACTATTGAAGGAGTGGAAACTCTAAAAGGCTGTGAACATACTATATTGCCAGATATGATTGAGATTGGTAGTTGGATAGGTATGGCTGCTATGACACGTTCGGAATTGACAATTAAGGATGTAAGTTGGGATGATTTAGGACAAATTCCTAATGTATTTAGAAAACTTGGAATTCAATTAGAAAGAAAGGGAGACGATATTTACATACCAGAGCAAGAAAGCTACGAAATTCAAAGTTATATTGACGGGTCAGTATTAACTGTAGCAGATGCACCATGGCCTGGGTTTACACCAGATTTATTGAGTATTGTATTGGTAGTTGCCACACAAGCAAAAGGAACCGTACTAATTCACCAAAAAATGTTTGAAAGCCGTTTATTCTTTGTTGATAAATTAATCGATATGGGGGCTAAGGTAATTTTATGCGATCCTCATAGAGCTACAGTAATAGGTCATGACTTTAAATCGCAGTTGAAGGCAACAAAAATGACCTCTCCAGATATCCGTGCAGGTATCTCATTATTAATAGCAGCACTTTCAGCAAAAGGGACAAGTATTATTAATAATATTGAACAGATAGATAGAGGTTACGAAGATATCGAAGCACGTTTAAAATCTATCGGAGCAAAGATTGAACGAATTGATAGTTAA